In Solanum lycopersicum chromosome 3, SLM_r2.1, the genomic stretch CACAACCTTAAAATCCTAGATCCGCCACTGGCcatgtgtttttattttgtcttcCGTTAGAGTGAAAGGCATCCGCCACTGGCCATGTGTTCCTATTTTGTCTTCCGTTAAAGTGAAGGGCATATTTATTACGGAAGATATCTACGTATCTTTtaggatatttatttttttaatacaaacaACAAAcgaggttaaagttaagttacttcaaataatcaaattatcaGCTAATTATGGTAGCCATCAGAGTAGAGAGTAGCAGTCTGAAAGAAAGTCAACACGGAGCCTTCGTCTCCTCATCCGTTCTCCTTCTTACCAACTCCcacttctttttttcatttcatttcttttttctctataaataaataaatacactCTTTTAATTTAATCCACCAATTCcattattaattcataaaagCATCACCATtttcaatttatcaaattaattgaaacaagaagaagaaagaaaaaacatgaTGATGCTTGTCAATTGTTCCAAGTGTCACACCCCCTTACAACTCCCACCAGGTGCAAAGTCCATTCGCTGCGCCATCTGCAGAGCCATCACACTAATTGCTGATCCTCACGCTGCTCCGCCAACACCCCCTTCCGCTTACAATAACCACTACTATCccccttcttctccttctcctgcTCTTGCTCCATCTACTTATAGTTCCGGTCAAAATTCATCGTCACGAAAGAGGGCGGTCATCGTAGGTATTTCGTATACGAATACGAGGAATGAACTGAAGGGATGTATTAATGATGCTAAATGTATGAAATTTTTGCTCACCAATCGATTCAACTTTCCTCAAGACTCTATTCTCATGCTTACTGGTATTAAATCTTTTCAATCAATTTTAACTCGTTTCATCCTGATTTTGATTTACAATTCTGACGTAGTTTTCTATTGATTATGCCTACTGTGTCCCTTttttaacaaagagattaaatTGCATTTGATAACTTTGTGAACTCCAGCTATTAGAGGGATTCAAAAAATTGTCTAACAAAGAGTTTTATGTAGGGATGGTAAAATCTTTAACCCAACTTGTCTAATCCGTTCAATCCGGTAAAGTTTGGATTGGTTATTGATTGGTACATTCGTTAGCTCAACTCATTTTTACCCATAAAAAAGATTTGGTTGATTTGTACCTGAATTGGCTTAGGACAAAtcttgtcaaaatatttttgaaaatctcttatttgcaatttttattatagtgataataaagaaagagaataattttattagatactaaaatagtttaaaagaacatataaaacaattaagctTAGTAAAAATTGAGTTGAGTTGGATTTTGACCTGATATATAACCCGTTATCTCACTCAATTTGACCAAGAAAATTGGGATTGGATTATATTTTAACCCGATTATTGTCTTTAACTCATTATGATTCGTCCAAATTTAATCCAACCCGCCGAATTGCCACCCCTagtttatgttttctatttgCTATTTGAACGACTGCAATGACTAATAAATGTCAAAACCAACTAAtattattcaagtatatttcCTCGTCCCTGGTTTTTCTCCTTGTACAAAAACTTCTGTCTTGGTTCATCCCACATTAAGTATGCTTCATTAtcaatttttcttctaaaaCTGTGATTAGTATTGCATAAGAAAGACAGAAGGAATAACTTGAAGAGACAGAGGgaatatcatttaataaaataatttattaaaaggtaTACTCAATAtgcctttgtttttctttcttcacaCCTTTATGTGACAATCACAGCTTTATCCGAAAGAGTGTGTTAATGAAAATGCTGGAACAAGCAGCTGGTGTCTGGTGTAGTTAACTATTATGCATAACTCCATcattaatggaaaaaaataagtgTATCACATTTGCTACTTAACATCATGACTTTACAATCGGAAAATGGTGTACAGGCGTCCCCAAGACAGTAAAATACTCGCGATGCTTTGTACGTGGTGGCTGATTGTTACTTTTTTGCTCTGATGTTTGATGTCTCGTAAACAATTCGTAAAGGCTAATGTCATTTATCCCCTTTTAGTTTGATTCTGAGTTAATTTTTGCGAGGAGATGTGATGAGGAGTGAGGATTTAGATCAATAAGTTTTGTGTTTTAATTATATACCATTGCATATTCTCATTTTATATGGTAATATTAATGGACTCACTATTAACTAGTCCTAACTCTGAAATGTCCATTTCCCTGTGGAAGTATACTTTCAGAAGAAGAGAGGGATCCATACAGAATACcgacaaaacataacataagaaTGGCGATGTACTGGCTTATGCAAGGTTGTCAAGCAGGGGATTCTCTGGTGTTCCATTATTCTGGTCATGGTTCACAACAAAGAAATTACACCGGAGATGAAGTTGATGGGTTCGATGAAACACTTTGTCCGTTGGATTTTGAAACCCAAGGAATGATTGTTGATGATGAAATTAATGCAACACTTGTTAGGCCTCTTCCGCGTGGAGCTAAGCTTCATGCTATTATAGATGCTTGTCACAGTGGTACTATGCTTGACCTACCGTTTCTTTGTAGGATGGACAGGTCTGTAGCACTACGTACTTTTTTGCCTTATGCTAGATTGTGTCTCTcaagaaacaacctctctacctgccaaggtaggggtaaggtttgcgTACACTCTACTGAGTATACTAagtatgttgttattgttgctgCTCTCAGTATAACCTTTTCCAGACCATTTAATGCCctattatatgatatttgatGTCCTTTGGTTACAGGACTGGACGATATGTATGGGAAGATCATCGTCCTCGATCAGGAGCATGGAAAGGAACAAGTGGGGGAGAGGTCATATCCTTCAGCGGTTGTGATGATGATCAAATCTCTGCTGATACGGATGTAAAATTCCTGCATCATCTTAACTTTTGAATCAGGGATATTGAAATTTATCCGACTAAATCAATCTAACTAAGCCGATTAAATGAACCTTCTGATTGATGGCAGAATTTGTCCAAGGTCACTTCAACTGGTGCAATGACGTTTTCCTTCATCCAAGCAATCGAGCAAGGAAAAGGAACTACATATGGAGGTATTCTAAATGCAATGAGATCTGCCATTCGCAGTTCTGATAATGGTGTAGGAGCTGGCATTGTGACATCGCTATTGACTATGCTGATCACTGGAGGAAGTGCTGGCATTGGAATG encodes the following:
- the LOC101247995 gene encoding metacaspase-1, which translates into the protein MMMLVNCSKCHTPLQLPPGAKSIRCAICRAITLIADPHAAPPTPPSAYNNHYYPPSSPSPALAPSTYSSGQNSSSRKRAVIVGISYTNTRNELKGCINDAKCMKFLLTNRFNFPQDSILMLTEEERDPYRIPTKHNIRMAMYWLMQGCQAGDSLVFHYSGHGSQQRNYTGDEVDGFDETLCPLDFETQGMIVDDEINATLVRPLPRGAKLHAIIDACHSGTMLDLPFLCRMDRTGRYVWEDHRPRSGAWKGTSGGEVISFSGCDDDQISADTDNLSKVTSTGAMTFSFIQAIEQGKGTTYGGILNAMRSAIRSSDNGVGAGIVTSLLTMLITGGSAGIGMRQEPQLTANEPFDVYTKPFSL